The Coffea arabica cultivar ET-39 chromosome 8e, Coffea Arabica ET-39 HiFi, whole genome shotgun sequence genome window below encodes:
- the LOC113703721 gene encoding protein BASIC PENTACYSTEINE7 has product MVAFSKRCSMASEVNHTEPPFPQFPGAYPGASFSSSGFAFHPSQATQMDSKAGIAAVPIRSVPPLHGPTKNRFVTKPVKIKKDWPPSNDACPSNKSRPKQPKKKPSTTKKTKRPPKIGVNIERKNPDLVYDEAKFDFSRVPQPFCSCTGVARACYKWGSGSWQSSCCNTNLCQYPLPMSPSRPGARVPGRKMSHGAYTKLLCRFATEGRDLSQPIDLKNHWAKHGTNKFVTIK; this is encoded by the coding sequence ATGGTTGCCTTTTCCAAGAGATGCTCTATGGCATCTGAAGTTAATCACACAGAGCCACCATTTCCACAATTTCCAGGGGCATATCCAGGGGCTTCCTTTTCCTCTAGCGGATTTGCTTTTCATCCTTCTCAAGCTACTCAAATGGACTCAAAGGCTGGCATTGCTGCAGTGCCTATTCGATCTGTTCCACCTTTACATGGACCAACAAAAAACAGATTTGTAACAAAGCCTGTCAAGATCAAGAAAGACTGGCCTCCGTCCAATGATGCGTGTCCTTCCAATAAGTCAAGGCCCAAACAGCCAAAAAAGAAGCCTTCAACTACTAAGAAGACTAAGAGACCGCCTAAGATTGGAGTAAACATTGAAAGGAAGAATCCAGATTTGGTATATGATGAAGCCAAGTTTGACTTTTCACGGGTGCCACAGCCATTTTGCTCTTGTACTGGAGTTGCTAGAGCATGCTACAAATGGGGATCTGGAAGCTGGCAGTCTTCCTGCTGCAATACAAACTTATGTCAGTATCCTCTGCCAATGAGTCCTTCAAGGCCAGGTGCTCGTGTGCCTGGAAGGAAAATGAGCCATGGAGCATACACAAAACTTCTTTGTAGATTTGCAACCGAGGGTCGCGATCTTTCACAACCAATCGATTTGAAGAACCACTGGGCTAAACATGGAACAAACAAGTTTGTTACAATCAAGTAA
- the LOC113703720 gene encoding phosphoribulokinase, chloroplastic-like, whose amino-acid sequence MAVSTVYTIQPLNSSCSISTPTKSHLGFSQKQQVLFFSKRINTSSSSNSRRSSSEIACSAEKTVVIGLAADSGCGKSTFMRRLTSVFGGAAEPPRGGNPDSNTLISDTTTVICLDDYHSLDRTGRKEKGVTALDPRANNFDLMYEQVKAIKDGVAVDKPIYNHVTGLLDPPELIKPPKILVIEGLHPMYDQRVRDILDFSIYLDISNEVKFAWKIQRDMAERGHSLESIKASIEARKPDFDAYIDPQKQYADVVIEVLPTQLIPDDNEGKVLRVKLIQKEGVNHFSPVYLFDEGSTISWIPCGRKLTCSYPGIKFAYGPDTYFGNEVSVAEMDGQFDRLDELIYVESHLSNISSKFYGEVTQQMLKHADFPGSSNGTGLFQTIVGLKIRDLYEQIVACRVEALQTAKA is encoded by the exons atggctgTTTCAACAGTCTATACAATTCAACCCCTCAACTCTTCATGCTCAATCTCCACACCAACAAAATCCCACTTGGGATTTAGCCAAAAACAGCAAGTCTTATTCTTCAGCAAGAGAATAAAcaccagcagcagcagcaatagCAGGAGAAGCAGCAGTGAGATAGCGTGCTCAGCTGAGAAAACAGTTGTTATAGGCTTAGCAGCAGACTCAGGATGTGGGAAGAGTACTTTCATGAGAAGATTAACAAGCGTTTTTGGAGGTGCGGCTGAGCCACCAAGGGGCGGCAACCCTGATTCCAACACACTCATCAGTGACACGACCACCGTCATATGCTTAGATGATTACCATTCTCTTGATAGAActggaaggaaagaaaagggtgTCACTGCACTTGACCCCAGAGCCAATAACTTTGATCTTATGTATGAACAAGTTAAGGCCATTAAAGATGGTGTTGCTGTTGATAAGCCTATTTATAACCATGTTACTGGTCTTCTTGACCCTCCTGAGCTCATCAAGCCTCCCAAGATCCTTGTCATTGAAGGATTACATCCAAT GTATGATCAGCGTGTAAGAGACATATTGGATTTCAGTATCTACCTGGATATTAGTAACGAGGTCAAATTTGCATGGAAAATCCAg AGGGACATGGCCGAGAGAGGACACAGCCTTGAAAGTATTAAGGCCAGTATTGAAGCCCGGAAGCCAGATTTTGATGCCTACATTG ACCCACAGAAGCAGTATGCTGATGTTGTCATTGAAGTTTTGCCAACACAACTCATTCCTGATGATAATGAGGGGAAGGTTTTGAGAGTAAAGTTGATACAAAAAGAAGGGGTGAATCATTTCAGCCCAGTTTACCTGTTTGATGAAGGCTCTACAATTTCTTGGATTCCATGTGGGAGGAAGTTAACATGCTCTTACCCTGGCATCAAGTTTGCCTATGGTCCTGATACTTACTTTGGCAATGAG GTTTCTGTAGCGGAAATGGATGGCCAATTTGACAGACTGGATGAGCTGATTTATGTAGAAAGCCACCTGAGCAACATCTCCAGCAAGTTCTATGGTGAAGTCACTCAACAGATGTTGAAACATGCCGACTTCCCTGGCAGCAGTAACGGAACAGGGCTCTTCCAGACCATAGTGGGGTTGAAGATCAGAGATCTCTACGAGCAAATTGTTGCTTGCAGGGTTGAAGCATTGCAAACAGCAAAGGCCTAA